The Palaemon carinicauda isolate YSFRI2023 unplaced genomic scaffold, ASM3689809v2 scaffold2070, whole genome shotgun sequence nucleotide sequence TttcctgttctttaaaaactttatcCATTATCAATAGCTTATCCctgttattttgcaattttttcaaGTTAGACTTTAAAATTGAAACTGCCAATCCCTGATTGGAACCTAATAAATGGGCCACCTGAGGATTCCAAAATAAAGGAACAACAATTCTACCTTCtttatctctcttcatattttcaagGGAAAACTTAACCAACTTCTTATTTATTTCAGAACTCCCAGAATCAGAATCATTAGGGTCAGACTTTACAAATCTATGGCAACTTTCTTCTAAAATTTGGTTAGCTGCCTTGATAAGCTGAGATTCAATTATATCCCCCTTATCATCAAATACATTAATGTTAACGGGATCCACAGTATCTTTAAAAGCACAATCCGAAACAAGGCAAGTATTACCATTCCCGAAAATGCTACCAACTAAATTGTGATCTGAAAGTTGAACCAATCCTTGAAAGCAACTTCCAACATAAGGTAAAAATGTTAAATCCTTCAATATTTGTTCCACATTACCATGTAACAATACTCCAGCAGGAGTTTCAGAATATAGAGATTCTAAGTTTGATCCAAACAAGTGTTCCTGCTGAGGAAGACAGTATGCTGAGCGAGTGCCAAGAATTAACTGAATACTCTGGATACCACAAGAATCATTTGACAAGCTTTCGTCTGCCAAAAAATAACCTCTTTCTTTGAAACCACTTACTACCTTACCTAATTTAGGAAGTTTTAACTTTACATTAATAGAAGGTATACACAGTGCTTCAATTTTTCTAATTCTATCCCCTATCTGTAAACTTACTTCAATCAGCTTAGTAGTATAGTTCTGAGTAGTGTTAATGCCATTTACTGTtagagaaatattttcccttaCTGTGGGTAAATTGTAACTGTCCGCAATATCGGTCAAAATGAAGTTACACTGACAGCCACTGTCTTTTAAACATCTTAACTTTAAACCATTATCCAAGGTAGCAGTAAAAGTGGGAAGAACAGTCTGCATGTCAGAATCACTCTGGAAAGCTTCCACAATGTTAACCATTGAGCCAGATATCTCCTTATTTTCCTTAGGCTTGGATTTTGCTTTATCTTTACCCTTATCTGTACAAGATTGGCTATCTggtttatttccatctttatttgtGACTTGATTGCCATCAACAGACCGAATACACAAGAAACTGAAATGCCACTCAAAGCAATACTTACATTTATTATTGAACCTATACCTACAAAATTTACTCAGATGATTTAGGTTAGAACATTTTAGGCAtcctttcaattttcttattttatctattttggCTTCTACAGAGTCAAATTTGGCACACTTGTGGATAGGGTGATCAGCTGGTTTACCATCTACTTTAGTGCATATACTACAAGGCTTAAAGGtcttatttatttcatactttACATCTACAGCTAAGCTGGTAGCTCCATGGTCACTAGCATTTGATACTTTGGGGAAAAATTGTTTAGGGACTTCTTTAGTTTTCTTAGACTGGCTACAATAACGCGCACTAGCTTCAAAAAACTTGTCTACAATTTCATTTAACGTTGGCTTGGAGCTGTTAGTAATTTGAATCAAATGATTCTTAAATGcatcattcaatccttcccatataaaaaactgaAGTATACAGTCCACAGTAATTTTCAATTTGCGTATTCTTTCCATAATTAACCTAACCTTAGAGATAAATTCATATGGATCAgtgttgttagaaagtttcaaatggGATAACTGCctcaaaacattaaatttctgtGTGTCATCCGAAGCTAGGGCTTTCAGTAGTAATTGCTTTGCATGTGAATATCCCTGCTTATCTGCTTCCAAGGACTCTACTAAAACTAAGGCCCTGCCTGAGATCTGCTGCTTTAATAACAAGAGTTTATCGTATTCAGggtattcaaatttacttaaagtgtcttcaaattcttcaaaaaatctaGCAAGGTCCTCGTCATCAGAACTAGTGTATTTAGGCAGGGGAGCTATGGGAGACTTAAGCATACTTCTTGCGGAACTAAGAGAGTCATTCGAATGGGAAACTGATGAAGAGGGCACACTAGGGTTCCTAATAGCCACTAAGCAAGATAAAAGTTGGTCATTATAGACCTGACAGGAGTCCAATTCCTCCTCAGACCTAcgttcttcctcttcgtcgtcccaTTCCTCATACTTAAGCTCTAATATCTGCTTATTCAAGTCTTTCAATTCTGGAAGCCATTGTTCAAATTGTAAGAGTAATTTCTCCCTTGCTGCACTAGTTAATGTAGGACAACTATCCTTACGGTTAAAATGTTCTGTCACACACTTCCTTATATACTTCCTTTGATTCACTAATCTCTTAAGTTCAGACATTGTGAAtatatacaactacctgacctatcacaaatataataaatataataaatattcaaaggcTAAAGTATGCGTAACAAAACGAAGCTGAAAAGTAAAATTCCCTTAATCACTTTACAGAATATACGTTAACACCAAAAAGTACCGATGGCATCAATACTAGGCCAACGACGATAAATAAAGATTACCAAGGAAGCAAAGTTTCGAATATAAAAAATATCCAATGAAGGCAATTCCCGAGCAAAGAACTTATTTCAGAAATATGTTAAAAAGATTAAATTCACTTCAACCTTTACACTAAAGTattaaaatgcaaaataataacgTTCCACCAACAATGCAAATGGAGAGACATCGGGCAAGCATCAAAGCAAAGTcataatatcctgtcacggtcgccatattcggaaaaaacttgtatgaaggttgtaaaaaatgatgagaaaacaaacatcaaagtgaacattgaatttattattgaacatacaataaatttaaagcataatattatgcagaatataaattaatattaatgacacttgatgctgccccgatatctaggtaactctggcactagttacctaacctccacactccgaatcgcttataaccagtgaaaagtttataagattcgtcgagcaataccattaccatgatgacactgtgcatagcctataaaagatatgatacgtctatcagaaaattgtacatgaaaGTATTGTCTATGCAAGCGACTTAAAGTTTagagtaagattcaataaaaagatctcaaaagatatgataaatggcaaagcaaaatattaataagagtaaattctttctggttacaagttttattttttacgggattaatgactcagcgctaaaattattcattcaataactttaaatctcgtaaagtgtgccaacatttaccgagacctacctcaaagttatcaagcgcctgcttgctcgatatatatccacggagttgaatccctctgaagtaatccagcagtatgtggtggatgccaaagactatggtagggaaatagaatccccgtcttggcctctcttccatgctgctacacaatccattatatggttcctctgaaaactcactcccttggagaattatgccctcgtctctccattgcactttggtgaaactggtagtacttagcacttcattatttcacagcaataaaagtccttcaagtgaaaagagttcattagtaacgataacacattagttggcaagtttctaacgaaggtcgagttaatccatttccctttagtcaagagaactgcttccttggagggttaggcagatactgcttggtaaaaattcttaccattactcgttaacttcgttaactaattcaagaagggctaaatactatgaaatggtctcaaatgccagcacacaaagtatttacaggtattaaataattaataaagttatttaaagttacatttgagatctttttattttccaagagagttgaaaaccaaggattatgaaaaaagtcaaagtacttttttcgtactaaaaataaaaaagataaagaaaacgagaatacaaggattctgaagttggaaagaaaagatataaacaatatatttaacaagataaagaaaacgagaatacaaggattctgaagtttgaaagaaaagatataaacaatatattcaacaagataaagaaaacgagaatacaaggattctaaAGTtggaaagaagataaaaaaaaatatattcaacaagataaagaaaacgagaatacaaggattttgaagttggaaagaaaagataaaaatatatttaacacaaataataataataataataataataataataataataattattattattattattattattaatattattaatattattattattataataataataataataataataataataataataataataataataataataataataataataataataataataataataataataataataataacaataataataataataataataaaaataataataataataataatattaataataataataataattattattattattattattattattattattattaatattattattattattattattattattattattattattattgttattattattattatcatcattattattattattattattattattattattattattattattattattattattattattattattattataataataataataataataataataataataataataataataataataataattttaataatattaataataataataataataataataataataataataataataataataataataataatgataataattattacaattttaataataataataataataataataataataataataataataataataataataataataataataataataattattattattattattattattattattattattattattattattattattattattattattattattattattataataataataataataataataataataataataataataataataataataataataataataataataataatattattattattattaataataataataataataataataataataataataataataataataataataaaaataataataataataataataattattattattattattattattattattattattattattattattattattattattattattattattattattattattataataataataataataataatattaataataataataataataataattattattattattaaaattattattattattattattattattattattatcattattattattattattattattattattattattattattattattattattattattattattattatttttataataataataataataataataataagaataataataataataataataataataataataataataataataataataataataataataataataataataataataataataattacaattttaataataataataataataataataataataataataataataataataataataataataataataataataataattattattattattattattattattattattattattattattattattattattattattattattattattattattactattaaaactgtaattattattatcattattattattattattattattattattattattattattattattattattattattattatttttattattattattattattattattattattattattattattattattattattattattattattattattattaataatattattattaataataataataataataataataataataatattaataataataataataataataataataataataataataataataataataataataataataaaaataataataataa carries:
- the LOC137635982 gene encoding uncharacterized protein, with amino-acid sequence MSELKRLVNQRKYIRKCVTEHFNRKDSCPTLTSAAREKLLLQFEQWLPELKDLNKQILELKYEEWDDEEEERRSEEELDSCQVYNDQLLSCLVAIRNPSVPSSSVSHSNDSLSSARSMLKSPIAPLPKYTSSDDEDLARFFEEFEDTLSKFEYPEYDKLLLLKQQISGRALVLVESLEADKQGYSHAKQLLLKALASDDTQKFNVLRQLSHLKLSNNTDPYEFISKVRLIMERIRKLKITVDCILQFFIWEGLNDAFKNHLIQITNSSKPTLNEIVDKFFEASARYCSQSKKTKEVPKQFFPKVSNASDHGATSLAVDVKYEINKTFKPCSICTKVDGKPADHPIHKCAKFDSVEAKIDKIRKLKGCLKCSNLNHLSKFCRYRFNNKCKYCFEWHFSFLCIRSVDGNQVTNKDGNKPDSQSCTDKGKDKAKSKPKENKEISGSMVNIVEAFQSDSDMQTVLPTFTATLDNGLKLRCLKDSGCQCNFILTDIADSYNLPTVRENISLTVNGINTTQNYTTKLIEVSLQIGDRIRKIEALCIPSINVKLKLPKLGKVVSGFKERGYFLADESLSNDSCGIQSIQLILGTRSAYCLPQQEHLFGSNLESLYSETPAGVLLHGNVEQILKDLTFLPYVGSCFQGLVQLSDHNLVGSIFGNGNTCLVSDCAFKDTVDPVNINVFDDKGDIIESQLIKAANQILEESCHRFVKSDPNDSDSGSSEINKKLVKFSLENMKRDKEGRIVVPLFWNPQVAHLLGSNQGLAVSILKSNLKKLQNNRDKLLIMDKVFKEQESMGIIERINNLPEFIREHPNHSFLPHMGIFKMDRETTKCRIVYLSNLCQQDSSKPSISHNQAIYSGPNLNQKLSSAILHLRFGQKLLCFDLCKAFNNLALNDTDSNRLLCLWFRNVEKLDFTVVGYRNLRLSFGLRCSPALLLLALYKILILDVDGDDSKLLQLKKMIYQLCYMDNCAVAYDSSEELLWAYQQLESIFEPYKFYLQQYISNDFALQDHIDNEISTETNEKVKLLGLSWDRKQDSLSTKPISLNIQARTKREVLQSIASQYDLFNFNGPILNRSRLFLHQLQCNKDLGWDKELDADVRRQWRNIAKQANAASVAEIPRVFGSREDTYRLLAFSDSSKQMFGVVIYIQNIPTGKVSFVFAKNRIVNKQMESKSMPSLELQGITLAVEEITCLYEELSGISCMMPIKISELMVYSDSFVALSWVHGFSAKLDKMQKCSVFVQNRLHTINELCNKHPIHFSFVSGCENPADCITRSLSFKQLQKTNYFSGPKFLLNETEGQLNREFILDFVIPALPVKQDSPVGVVQSYHGTITTKIEEHTDALSRCSSYHKVVSVFRRVLIFVNNLKMKLKLKDPVKFGHISCLDINHNFFAEATKMVIRRDQQKHFPEIFEYFESRNRLLKDIPKLVGQLNVYVDQEGLLRVRSKMQKLKDDRRMRFPLLISKDSLLTKYIVLDYHERFLHAGCYRLLAEVRKIFWIPRFFQ